One stretch of Candidatus Bathyarchaeia archaeon DNA includes these proteins:
- a CDS encoding NfeD family protein, whose product MGNNLKVALTVNADELKLAQLLSKFAEKYNMSYKLNRHNSGFLLEANLGSDDLGEFIRRMNHLKGAEFAIQEIRGGGPLDQLNVALTRTNADSLIGKEAIAKSDLDPLDGGAVKIGGDVWLARPVDETAIKLGSIVRVVRIEGVTLIVEGVNE is encoded by the coding sequence ATGGGTAACAACTTGAAAGTCGCCCTAACCGTAAACGCAGACGAGTTAAAACTCGCTCAACTGCTATCCAAATTCGCCGAAAAATACAACATGTCCTACAAACTAAACCGCCACAACTCAGGCTTCCTTCTAGAGGCAAACTTGGGCAGCGACGATTTAGGCGAATTCATACGACGCATGAACCACCTCAAAGGCGCTGAATTTGCAATCCAAGAAATCCGAGGCGGCGGACCGTTAGATCAACTTAACGTTGCCTTAACGCGAACCAACGCTGACTCTCTTATCGGCAAAGAAGCAATCGCGAAAAGCGACCTAGACCCTCTCGACGGCGGAGCAGTCAAAATCGGTGGTGACGTTTGGCTCGCACGCCCCGTAGATGAGACCGCTATTAAGCTGGGCTCGATAGTGAGAGTGGTCCGCATCGAAGGCGTTACCTTAATCGTGGAAGGAGTAAACGAATAA
- a CDS encoding SPFH domain-containing protein, with protein MYELEIAIALIAAAIVIAISMLAVKKVNQYEKGIVERFNAYEKMVEPGLRLIVPFVERIFRVNMREQVIDVPPQEIITEDNVVVTIDAVIYYQVIDAKRALYEIEDFELGIVKLAQTTLRNIVGEMSLDVCLTSREKINVELRSVLDQATDKWGTKVNRIELQRIDPPLDIQTAMHKQKTAEQERRQLRLLATGRKEAAEQEKAAAILKAQGEKQSAILQAEGEAKSVELVAEAQAKAIKLVSESANQYFKENAQLNKKLDVVRDTFSQQTKVVVPANSDILNVIGLEGAVLPVKKQTKQSSDGSSS; from the coding sequence ATGTACGAACTTGAAATAGCAATTGCTCTCATAGCCGCCGCGATAGTTATCGCCATATCCATGTTAGCAGTCAAAAAAGTCAACCAATACGAAAAAGGCATAGTGGAAAGATTCAACGCATACGAAAAGATGGTGGAACCAGGACTAAGACTGATTGTACCGTTCGTGGAACGCATTTTCCGCGTCAACATGCGCGAACAAGTCATCGACGTGCCACCACAAGAAATCATCACCGAAGACAACGTAGTCGTAACAATAGACGCGGTCATATACTACCAAGTTATAGACGCCAAACGTGCCCTTTATGAAATTGAAGACTTCGAACTCGGCATCGTGAAACTCGCCCAAACTACTCTGCGAAACATCGTCGGCGAAATGTCCTTAGACGTCTGCCTCACCAGCAGAGAAAAAATTAACGTGGAACTCCGCAGCGTCCTTGACCAAGCAACCGACAAATGGGGCACCAAAGTTAACCGCATCGAACTCCAACGCATAGACCCCCCACTAGACATACAGACCGCTATGCACAAGCAAAAAACTGCCGAGCAGGAACGTCGCCAACTTCGACTGTTAGCCACTGGACGCAAAGAAGCCGCAGAACAAGAAAAAGCTGCCGCCATCCTTAAAGCACAAGGCGAAAAACAATCTGCTATCTTGCAAGCGGAAGGTGAAGCCAAATCGGTGGAGCTGGTCGCGGAAGCTCAAGCCAAAGCCATCAAGCTGGTGTCTGAATCTGCAAACCAGTACTTCAAAGAGAACGCGCAGCTAAACAAGAAACTTGATGTTGTTCGCGACACCTTTAGTCAGCAAACCAAGGTTGTGGTTCCCGCAAACTCTGATATCCTCAACGTCATCGGACTTGAAGGAGCGGTGCTGCCGGTTAAGAAGCAAACAAAACAGAGTAGTGATGGTTCAAGCAGCTAA
- a CDS encoding methyltransferase domain-containing protein, with protein sequence MHPAKENKSYVTAEFLKKRAHDEDAVNQESYRMLQIGRGMRVLELGCGPGTAAPVFSEASGSGGLVVGIDCDARMIEQAQAVSKQHSNVGQLVGDAHELPFEDNRFDRVYAKRLFQVLPPASAPRVFSEMKRVLKQGGILSLVDTDWTSVSVNFSDLELERRLTSFFSSHMRPNGLAGRQLLGIVQSGGFTDIQVKVMSIIIRDFEETPFSDWLTSEATKAKVATSEEMTRWRSELKQKTAQQAFLFHVGTVIAAAKKKN encoded by the coding sequence TTGCATCCCGCCAAAGAAAACAAAAGCTACGTAACTGCCGAGTTCCTCAAAAAGAGGGCTCACGACGAAGACGCAGTTAATCAAGAAAGTTATCGCATGTTGCAGATTGGGCGGGGAATGCGGGTTTTGGAGTTGGGTTGCGGTCCCGGCACCGCTGCACCTGTATTTTCTGAGGCGTCGGGTTCAGGTGGGTTGGTTGTGGGTATTGACTGCGACGCCAGAATGATAGAGCAAGCTCAAGCCGTGTCCAAACAGCACTCGAACGTTGGGCAACTGGTGGGGGATGCACATGAGCTTCCATTTGAGGACAACAGGTTTGACCGTGTTTATGCTAAGCGTTTGTTTCAAGTGTTGCCTCCTGCTTCGGCGCCTCGGGTGTTTAGTGAGATGAAGCGGGTGCTAAAGCAGGGCGGAATCCTTTCCCTTGTGGACACTGACTGGACAAGCGTCTCGGTGAACTTTAGTGACCTTGAGTTGGAGCGGCGCCTAACCAGCTTCTTTAGCAGCCACATGCGCCCAAACGGGTTGGCTGGAAGGCAACTGCTCGGAATAGTCCAGTCAGGGGGCTTTACGGATATACAAGTTAAGGTTATGTCGATAATTATTCGAGACTTCGAGGAGACTCCTTTCAGCGACTGGTTGACGTCTGAAGCTACAAAAGCCAAAGTGGCAACGTCCGAAGAGATGACGCGATGGCGAAGCGAATTGAAGCAGAAGACGGCTCAGCAAGCCTTCCTTTTTCATGTGGGTACTGTGATTGCTGCCGCGAAGAAGAAGAATTAG
- a CDS encoding geranylgeranyl reductase family protein — protein MIDVVIIGAGPAGTCCAKKLAENGFSVKVFEKRAEIGSPKRCGEGLSEASQNVVGKIPDRCIAQKMRGARVYAPDGRYLDAILTEGGFILERKVFDKWLAEEAVKAGAAIQANTYISSLIKDDRGYFTGVKGEFMGNEFEEKARVVVCAAGAETAIRNQALGVFSKINLIDSCIQYEMTNVDMIPDLIHIYLSSVLAPRGYVWVFPKGEHRANVGLGIVPQDKKPTAYMQEFFKEHPEISKGSIIEVNAGCVPVGGLVKDMVTNGFVLCGEAANHVNPIHGGGIKEAVISGQMAADVIMDCIKKNDVSKTALSKYNETWWEERGNHLKRVEKLREVLEKLSDQDLNDLVDVLKPEDIIEFARGSKLSILAKVLMRKPRLVGIARHLL, from the coding sequence ATGATAGACGTCGTAATCATAGGCGCAGGCCCAGCAGGAACATGCTGCGCCAAAAAACTCGCCGAAAACGGCTTCTCCGTCAAAGTCTTCGAAAAACGCGCCGAAATCGGCTCCCCCAAACGCTGCGGGGAAGGCTTAAGCGAAGCCAGCCAAAACGTCGTGGGCAAAATCCCAGACCGATGCATCGCCCAAAAAATGCGCGGCGCCAGAGTCTACGCCCCCGACGGCAGGTACTTGGATGCCATTTTGACTGAGGGCGGCTTCATTTTAGAGCGCAAGGTCTTTGACAAATGGCTCGCTGAAGAAGCAGTCAAAGCAGGCGCAGCGATTCAGGCTAACACATACATTTCCAGCTTAATCAAAGATGACCGCGGCTACTTCACTGGCGTTAAAGGCGAATTCATGGGTAATGAGTTTGAAGAGAAAGCCCGCGTCGTCGTCTGCGCCGCCGGAGCCGAAACTGCTATCCGCAATCAGGCGCTGGGCGTGTTTTCCAAAATCAACTTGATTGACAGCTGTATCCAGTATGAAATGACCAACGTTGACATGATTCCCGACCTCATTCACATTTACCTCTCCAGCGTTCTCGCGCCAAGAGGTTACGTGTGGGTGTTTCCCAAAGGCGAACACCGCGCCAACGTCGGCTTAGGCATAGTACCTCAAGACAAAAAACCCACAGCCTACATGCAGGAGTTCTTCAAAGAGCACCCTGAAATCAGCAAAGGCAGCATAATCGAAGTTAACGCAGGCTGCGTCCCTGTTGGCGGCTTAGTCAAAGACATGGTCACCAACGGCTTCGTGCTCTGCGGCGAAGCAGCCAACCACGTAAACCCGATTCACGGCGGAGGCATCAAAGAAGCCGTCATCTCAGGACAAATGGCAGCCGACGTCATCATGGACTGCATCAAGAAAAACGACGTTTCCAAAACCGCCCTAAGCAAATATAATGAAACATGGTGGGAAGAACGGGGCAACCACCTCAAACGCGTAGAGAAGCTACGTGAAGTGCTGGAGAAGCTTTCAGACCAAGACCTTAACGACCTTGTCGACGTGCTAAAACCCGAAGACATCATAGAGTTCGCAAGAGGCTCCAAACTCTCGATTTTAGCGAAGGTACTCATGCGCAAGCCCCGTCTGGTAGGCATAGCACGGCACCTCCTCTAA
- a CDS encoding indolepyruvate ferredoxin oxidoreductase subunit alpha, protein MTWNIDNNKCLRCGGCVSVCPTAALELRDKVIYDQKLCQFCGVCEKACPVEAIKVTKP, encoded by the coding sequence ATGACCTGGAATATAGACAACAACAAATGCCTCAGATGCGGAGGCTGCGTCTCTGTTTGCCCAACCGCCGCACTAGAATTAAGAGACAAAGTAATCTACGACCAAAAACTCTGCCAGTTCTGCGGGGTCTGCGAGAAAGCCTGCCCCGTAGAAGCCATAAAGGTGACCAAACCATGA
- a CDS encoding winged helix-turn-helix transcriptional regulator — MSTKIALSFELRQLIETRMEQTLKGVQDTLVKIMEKQELDPQALQDELKSLEQTFNMLFQKWNLEILYSLFLKTSIGFGEFKKVLGVNSRTLSDKLKLMAESGYINRNVTSGPPLRVEYTLTPKGRNIVLLAIPLLYYSASI; from the coding sequence ATGAGCACCAAAATCGCCCTCAGCTTCGAACTACGTCAACTCATCGAAACCCGCATGGAACAAACCCTCAAAGGCGTACAGGACACACTTGTCAAAATCATGGAAAAACAAGAACTCGACCCCCAAGCCCTACAAGACGAACTCAAAAGCTTGGAACAAACCTTCAATATGCTCTTTCAAAAATGGAACCTTGAAATCCTCTACTCACTTTTTCTCAAGACCTCCATCGGTTTTGGCGAATTCAAAAAAGTTTTAGGCGTAAACAGCCGCACCCTCTCTGACAAGCTAAAGCTGATGGCGGAAAGTGGCTACATCAACCGTAACGTAACCTCCGGTCCCCCACTGCGCGTTGAGTACACCTTAACGCCTAAAGGCAGAAACATCGTGCTGCTGGCAATTCCTCTGCTGTACTATTCTGCATCAATTTGA
- a CDS encoding Lrp/AsnC family transcriptional regulator produces the protein MSVKLDEKDLAILALIQGDSKLTAKQISKKIDTPLTTVFAKIKRMEEQGIIRGYHAIVAADKLGSGTAALILASVSYRSKIDGSPVSQRTVAEEIARFPEVQEVHIITGDWDLLVKLRAENVDVVGKFVVDKLRLISGIEKTLTCMIFETIKETTAIALPFKKVYRGGQIDAE, from the coding sequence ATGTCTGTTAAGCTTGACGAAAAAGACTTAGCCATACTGGCACTCATCCAAGGAGATAGCAAACTCACCGCCAAACAAATCTCCAAAAAAATCGACACACCCTTAACCACAGTTTTTGCAAAAATCAAACGCATGGAAGAACAAGGCATCATACGCGGCTACCACGCCATCGTAGCAGCCGACAAGCTGGGCTCAGGAACCGCAGCACTCATTTTAGCCTCGGTCTCGTACCGCTCCAAAATTGACGGTTCACCCGTTTCACAACGAACTGTGGCGGAGGAAATCGCCCGATTCCCTGAGGTGCAGGAAGTGCACATCATCACGGGTGACTGGGATTTGCTGGTGAAGCTGCGAGCAGAAAATGTGGATGTTGTAGGCAAATTCGTGGTGGATAAGCTGCGCCTCATCAGCGGAATAGAGAAGACTTTGACATGCATGATTTTTGAGACCATAAAAGAGACGACAGCTATAGCTTTGCCGTTTAAGAAAGTCTACAGGGGAGGTCAAATTGATGCAGAATAG
- a CDS encoding asparagine synthetase A produces MTKITTIPCMPLSEMPKPLDQLSENELKRKVCIGKIMTHTLQSLTSAFIADGYQWLLPIALSQSTDPLWPDPGASIGKRIEVDIYGKVVRTTASMIVHKLVATSLAYPKLFIVSPNIRIEKAERAKTGKHIYEFTQIDFEAQGATTKDIYAFMEKAIINLVTSVKKDLQPELETLRCDPVKVPAAPFKILDKEDLVADYGAEWEASIADEIEEPVWVTNIPREFYDFEDFKTGKWDNYDLFMPKFGEVLSGSKREWDYNKMITKMDRDQVKQENFAVLLKLAKEGKIKPSAGAGIGMERIVGWITGVKHIAETQPFPRIPGTVNEL; encoded by the coding sequence TTGACTAAAATAACAACAATACCCTGCATGCCCTTAAGCGAAATGCCAAAACCTTTAGACCAACTCTCCGAAAATGAACTAAAACGAAAAGTGTGCATAGGCAAAATCATGACCCATACCCTGCAGTCCCTAACCTCCGCCTTCATCGCCGACGGCTACCAATGGCTACTGCCCATCGCCCTCTCCCAAAGCACCGACCCCCTATGGCCCGACCCAGGCGCCTCCATCGGCAAACGCATCGAAGTTGACATCTACGGAAAAGTCGTCCGCACCACCGCCAGCATGATTGTTCACAAACTAGTCGCCACGAGCTTAGCATACCCCAAACTGTTCATAGTTTCACCCAACATCAGGATCGAAAAAGCAGAACGCGCCAAAACAGGCAAACACATCTACGAATTCACCCAAATTGACTTTGAAGCCCAAGGCGCAACCACTAAAGACATCTACGCTTTCATGGAAAAAGCCATCATTAACCTTGTCACCAGCGTCAAAAAAGACCTCCAACCCGAACTAGAAACCCTCAGGTGCGACCCCGTAAAAGTTCCCGCCGCACCCTTCAAAATCTTAGACAAGGAAGACCTTGTCGCTGATTACGGTGCAGAATGGGAAGCATCCATTGCCGACGAAATCGAGGAGCCCGTGTGGGTAACTAACATTCCACGCGAGTTTTATGACTTCGAAGACTTCAAGACAGGCAAATGGGACAACTATGACCTTTTCATGCCCAAATTTGGGGAAGTTCTCAGCGGATCCAAACGTGAATGGGACTACAACAAAATGATCACGAAAATGGACCGCGACCAAGTCAAGCAGGAAAACTTTGCAGTCTTGCTTAAACTGGCTAAAGAAGGTAAAATCAAGCCCTCTGCAGGTGCAGGCATCGGCATGGAACGCATCGTAGGCTGGATAACTGGTGTTAAACACATAGCTGAAACGCAGCCGTTTCCAAGAATCCCTGGAACCGTCAACGAGCTTTAA